In Mangifera indica cultivar Alphonso chromosome 14, CATAS_Mindica_2.1, whole genome shotgun sequence, the DNA window AAGAAAAAGCAAAATCAAAACCCGAGTGTGAACAAGCAAAAGCCACAGACTCATGCGCCAAAACAACTGATCTTAAAGCAAGCAACAATGACGGGGATGGAAACATAGATAAAACTACCAAAAAGGAAACCACTGGAAATTCCCCCACTTCTGAAGTAACTAAGCCAGAAATGAAGGGCATCATATATCCAAACAGTTTGAATGATGTTGGTAATCTCAGAACGAATAGTCAGTGTTATTACATGGTTGAGCCATGCCCAATGGCAATACCATTTTATGCAATACCTTCATACACAAGTGATCCTCTTCTTCCAACATGTTATGCCCAGCAGTATCACTGCCCAGAAAGGCCAGTCTTTCACCCATCATTCCAGGGCCTGGCAACACAATTCGGGGATTATTTTAGCGACGATAACACCGTAGGATGCTCAGTGATGTAGGTTCTGAGGCGGGGATTCAATTTCAATGGATTATTCATTTGAAGGGAGAATCAATAGTTCTTTTTTTGTAATCATCTTCGTAGGGACGTCAAGTATAATATGTATGATTACCTAGATCAGTCTGCTACAATCCGTTCTGTAGGTATGATTTGCAGAGGATTCCCAAGCCTGAATCAACAACGGTAATGGCTCTGGGCATCCCATTTTACTCCTGGCAATTTAACTAACAAAAGCCTTAAATATTCATCATTATACAGTAGCTTGACTGAAGGTGAACAAGTGCGATggcttttaaaattatatacgtCGCAGGAaaggattaaaaataaaatcgagATTGGAATCTTTTCGGTGCAGCCAACCAGTGATCACATTTCGTGAAGGCtctttaaaatcaaactatcaAAAGGGCATGTCAACTTGGAATAATTCCAGGATAGGGATTGAAGTGTATCTTCAGAAGTGGAAGCCCAATCTTACCTGATAAACTTAACTACTACCACAAGGCAAGTTTTTGTGACACCAGAAAGAACCCACAGTCAAAACAAGACCAATTTACcatatatttaagttaaattttgcAATTTACTCTTATCAATTACATCATAGAAGCCCAGCCACCAAACCGAAAAAATTGGTTTGGTCAAAATCTTAATCAATAACCAAATCGGTTTTTCAATTATCCTATTTTTTGATCTGGTTATCagcttatatattttttaacaataaaactatgtgtacccattttgggtatacaaatgtgtacacatttatgtgtcattatgtgattggatgattttgaattaagaataaaacaataaccaatcatatgatgacacatgagtgtgtatacatttgtgtacccaaaataggtacacatagtattgctttttttttaaacaccCCCAGGATTGCTACTGTTCAAGGTATTTCACTCCAAACTGACGCCAAATGAAATGACGAAGCAGACCAGCCAAACAGAAGCACATGGCCATACCACCAGCCAATCACAGTGGTGTGGCTTCTCTTCTCTTCACTTCTACCCTTCTAACAAAAATCAACAGTTCGGAGTTACTGAATTTCATTGGTACTGAGGTGTGGTGCGCTGCCATGTTGTTAATAGTGAGCGTCTTGTGCCTCATAGCAACTGAGTTATGTTATACTCGAAACTGAACGTTATGGTCAGTTTCCAGATCAATTCCGATTTCTTAAAGGGAGGAAACTGAATCAGAACCTACCGGCTCCCCtataattagaataaatatCTACTGGTTTGAGGTAAGAACCAAAAATTCAGTTCTAGCTGCAGAATTTGATCACAACAACAAAGCTGTAGCTTTAAATACAAAATCCCTAGGATGACTGAACATCCAGTAAAGGCCAATTATGAAGCCATTGAAGACCAATTTTCCCCAATTCTACAACGTCAATCCTGCCTGCAATAAAATAGGTCTGCTCATGCTGCATCCAACCCACCAAGGACATGCCACAATCAGGTTCAAGATAACAAGCAACTCTCATTGTTAACAGTATCGGAACAAGGTTTAGCCATACAAAGGGAAACCCCCAGCAAACCCTCATAGCGGTACTGGAAGCTTATATCTATAATGCATTCTCCGAAACATAATTTTCCAGCCCATACAACcatattggttgacaaaataaTAACCAGTTTATCCAAAATGGGAATTAACTTAACCCTATTAATCAAATCCAATCCAACTACTACCGTGAGACACAAACCTATCCGCCATTAACAACCTCACCATAAAATCAAATCTCACTTCTTCTTCCCTGTTGTTTCAGCTGTTGACTTACCATTTTGTAGCCACATATTAGGTATCATTAACCTGAAAAACCTTTATTAACACATTATACATAACCATCTTTTCAATCAAATAGAAGTTAATCAACCCACAACCAAACTTCTAAGGTCACAACTAATCAACTACTCCattattacccaaaaaaaacacacacatcgTGGGAGATTATATCCTAAAACTCATGAGCAAAATCATTCCTGCTGTGTTCAATTGATAAGTTTACTACTTGAGCATCTAACTTCGAATGCCCAGGTTTAGTCATCTGTTTGAATATGCAATTGTGCACATCATGAGATTGGATGTTAATCTCTACTTCAAAAACACTCAATAACATCACGGACCCAATTAAGTACTCAAAAGTGTGCACAATGCATTTGCTCATTTTGAATATCC includes these proteins:
- the LOC123197025 gene encoding heavy metal-associated isoprenylated plant protein 36-like — its product is MAKEAELKKIELRVSVNCCDGCKRKVKKALQGVEGVLKTEIDPVQPKVTALGNVDAKILIKKLLKAGKQAELWSNENQNAVREKKEVENKPTSEEKAKSKPECEQAKATDSCAKTTDLKASNNDGDGNIDKTTKKETTGNSPTSEVTKPEMKGIIYPNSLNDVGNLRTNSQCYYMVEPCPMAIPFYAIPSYTSDPLLPTCYAQQYHCPERPVFHPSFQGLATQFGDYFSDDNTVGCSVM